In a genomic window of Streptococcus oralis:
- the asp5 gene encoding accessory Sec system protein Asp5, whose protein sequence is MMEVLMIIGIILAVALIVLVLIQPRQSQLFSMDATSNIGKPGYWQNKRLVKMVTLLISLALFVLLLVFMMVTYQ, encoded by the coding sequence ATGATGGAAGTTTTGATGATTATAGGAATAATCCTAGCCGTCGCCTTGATTGTCCTGGTTCTCATTCAACCTCGCCAAAGCCAACTCTTTTCCATGGATGCGACCAGCAATATCGGAAAACCAGGCTACTGGCAGAACAAGCGCTTGGTAAAAATGGTAACCCTCTTGATTAGCCTAGCCTTGTTTGTCTTGCTTCTCGTTTTTATGATGGTAACCTATCAGTAA
- the asp4 gene encoding accessory Sec system protein Asp4 produces the protein MTKKDLFYKDVEGRMEELKQGALKKEKPTRGEKISKTFSILLGLLILLTLIFTLLGILR, from the coding sequence ATGACTAAAAAAGATTTATTTTACAAGGATGTCGAAGGACGCATGGAAGAGTTAAAGCAAGGAGCGCTTAAGAAAGAAAAGCCTACCCGAGGAGAAAAAATCAGTAAAACCTTCTCCATTTTACTCGGTTTGCTCATCCTTCTTACCCTGATCTTTACATTATTAGGAATCTTGAGGTGA
- the gtfB gene encoding accessory Sec system glycosylation chaperone GtfB, whose translation MIQLFDRYGQESRDLHESLEAAGLSHVTVVIEPDGFLPDGILSPFTYYLGYESGKALYFNQVAVPEFWEIAGNNQSAHILEDSRERGVIHYMDAPQARLVKQVDWKDLSGRIYQADHYNRCGACFAKTTYSADGQAILTKYQDAKGQEIVLENYVTGDILLTLAGQALRHFKNRVEFTIFFLQDLGIDTSHLLFNTLATSFLVSYHYPDKTGQDILVWQEPLGDCLPGNMQLLLEQEGLRAKQILIPDKATYEQALALANPAYHDKFVHLGYHYQFKRENFVRPDALIVTNSDQIEHIETLIESLPMVTVRIAAVTEMSSKLLTLLSYPNVVLYQNASPQKIRELYQLSDLYLDINYRNELLDAVRQAFEHNMLILAFDQTVHNRPYTAPEHLFDVQAVGDMIAKIQEALSSLDKMGHALGHQGRHANYVDLATYQERMKRIIGEGHD comes from the coding sequence ATGATTCAACTATTTGATCGTTATGGCCAGGAAAGCCGAGATTTGCATGAAAGTCTAGAAGCTGCTGGTCTGTCTCATGTTACAGTTGTGATCGAGCCAGATGGCTTTCTCCCAGATGGGATTCTTTCTCCCTTTACCTACTATCTAGGTTACGAGTCGGGAAAAGCTCTTTATTTCAACCAAGTAGCCGTACCTGAATTTTGGGAGATTGCGGGCAATAACCAGTCGGCGCATATCCTAGAGGATTCTCGGGAGAGGGGCGTGATTCACTATATGGATGCTCCTCAGGCCCGTCTGGTCAAGCAGGTCGACTGGAAGGACCTATCCGGTCGCATCTACCAAGCAGACCACTATAACCGATGCGGAGCCTGCTTTGCCAAGACCACTTATAGTGCAGATGGACAGGCTATCTTGACCAAGTACCAGGATGCAAAGGGACAGGAAATTGTCCTGGAAAATTATGTGACAGGTGATATCCTCCTAACCTTGGCCGGACAAGCCCTGCGCCATTTTAAAAATCGAGTGGAATTCACGATTTTCTTTTTGCAAGACTTGGGAATCGACACTAGCCATCTTCTCTTTAACACTCTAGCTACTTCTTTCTTGGTCTCATACCATTATCCAGACAAGACTGGACAGGATATCTTAGTCTGGCAAGAACCGCTAGGTGATTGTCTTCCTGGGAATATGCAGTTGCTACTGGAGCAAGAGGGGCTGAGAGCCAAGCAGATCCTCATACCAGATAAGGCTACCTATGAACAAGCCTTGGCCTTGGCCAATCCAGCCTATCATGACAAGTTTGTCCATCTAGGTTATCATTATCAGTTCAAAAGAGAAAACTTCGTTCGACCAGATGCCTTGATCGTTACCAACTCGGATCAGATCGAACATATCGAAACCCTGATTGAGTCCTTGCCAATGGTGACCGTCCGAATCGCGGCAGTGACTGAAATGTCGTCCAAGTTGCTGACCTTGCTTTCCTATCCCAATGTCGTTCTCTATCAAAACGCCAGTCCGCAAAAGATTCGAGAACTCTACCAGCTGTCCGATCTCTATCTAGATATCAATTACAGAAACGAGCTTTTGGATGCTGTCCGTCAAGCCTTCGAGCACAATATGCTCATCCTAGCCTTTGACCAGACAGTTCATAACAGACCTTACACAGCTCCAGAACACCTCTTTGATGTGCAGGCTGTTGGAGACATGATTGCGAAGATTCAAGAAGCTCTCAGCAGTCTTGATAAGATGGGCCATGCCCTTGGACATCAAGGTCGTCATGCTAACTATGTGGACTTGGCTACTTACCAAGAGAGGATGAAAAGGATAATAGGGGAAGGACATGACTAA